From Arachis hypogaea cultivar Tifrunner chromosome 3, arahy.Tifrunner.gnm2.J5K5, whole genome shotgun sequence:
GATTAGTCATTGAACTTTCGACCTAATGGATACCCTGGTGCAAACAAAAaagcaaataatttatttttaaaagttaccTTTAGATCCATTAATATAACATCGCcatcccaaaaagaaaaaatagtaaaatatggAAACTCAAACCTTTGCAGATACTGCTTGTTAAGTGCATATATCTCCTACAAGTTTCCAACCAAACTAATTAACTATAGATAATTGTTAAATGGTAACATGATGTTAAATTCAATAACAAAGCACAAACAGAATATTAAAGATACCAAACCTCTATACTAGAATTCATAACAGAGGATGGGACACTAGTGTAGAATGCATGTGAGAATAGAAACTTTTCACAGATATTGGTGTGAGCATTGGGTGCTATCAACCAAGAATGAACATTAATCTTGTTACACCAAACGTCAAAGGCCGCATTGAATGCGTGTCGCAACGAGGAGAATGGAAAAGTGGAAGCCATCTCCTTAGAAAACTTGATGCTTCCACAACATTCAAGCAACTCACGCACTTCCATAATAATCCAAGTTGAGAATTTTCTGCAAGGTCGTGCGAGTAGTGATAATGATATGTCGTCACCTTGCTCAGATAGGATTATTATTTTGTGTGACCTAAATAGTAAGAAATtcataataattaaaaagtataattagtcattttttataattaaggcaattaatcaaattcatataaacaaataaaagactgAAAAATCACTAGACAAGACTTTTCAAGAGGTTATAATTTTgcctatgatgttttttaagttCTTTGCTAGTTGGTTTAGTTACTAATTACACGATCATATTAGTTTGGGGTTAATTATATACCCAAGTTATAGATTAACTCTAACAGTTAACTCACCAAATAATATAGCATTTACTCTAGCATTTAACTATTTAACTCTAAAAACTAACTCA
This genomic window contains:
- the LOC112775748 gene encoding uncharacterized protein, translating into MASTFPFSSLRHAFNAAFDVWCNKINVHSWLIAPNAHTNICEKFLFSHAFYTSVPSSVMNSSIEEIYALNKQYLQRFEFPYFTIFSFWDGDVILMDLKTSVTNKSAYEFEWACRKQFIIIKQHISKFFCKRGYVRSTNKSPEIQAAVKDFDLNKKPFWKDDLDPVAYEKARRFCEIWNPGE